In Phycisphaeraceae bacterium, a single genomic region encodes these proteins:
- a CDS encoding bifunctional 5,10-methylene-tetrahydrofolate dehydrogenase/5,10-methylene-tetrahydrofolate cyclohydrolase (catalyzes the formation of 5,10-methenyltetrahydrofolate from 5,10-methylenetetrahydrofolate and subsequent formation of 10-formyltetrahydrofolate from 5,10-methenyltetrahydrofolate) has translation MSIATAKIMDGKAVAQQVLDRCALRVKEIIAASGVTPCLATILVGDDPASATYVKMKGKRCEAVGMKSLRVEMPSSTTTAELIAKIRELGSSRSVHGILLQHPVPHHIDERAAFEAIPGEKDVDGVTIQSFGVISFGLPTGGYGSCTPAGIMRLLDAYQINPAGKQAVVIGRSPILGKPMAMMLLARDATVTICHSKTRNLPEIVRQGDIVVAAVGRARFVQGEWIKQGSVVIDAGYSEGNIGDVDFDSAAARASLITPVPGGVGPMTIATLIDQTAIAAARQLKISPAASASL, from the coding sequence ATGTCTATTGCGACCGCAAAAATCATGGACGGTAAAGCCGTCGCCCAGCAGGTGCTCGATCGCTGCGCTCTGCGCGTCAAGGAAATCATTGCCGCATCCGGCGTCACGCCGTGTCTGGCGACGATTCTTGTCGGCGATGATCCGGCGTCGGCGACGTATGTGAAAATGAAGGGCAAGCGCTGCGAAGCCGTGGGAATGAAATCGCTGCGCGTCGAGATGCCCAGCAGCACCACGACTGCGGAATTGATCGCCAAAATCCGTGAGCTGGGTTCCAGTCGATCGGTCCATGGCATCCTCCTGCAGCATCCCGTGCCGCACCACATCGACGAACGCGCCGCCTTCGAGGCGATCCCCGGTGAAAAGGATGTCGATGGCGTCACGATTCAGAGTTTCGGTGTGATCTCCTTCGGCCTGCCGACCGGCGGCTACGGCTCATGCACGCCGGCGGGAATCATGCGACTGCTCGATGCGTATCAGATCAACCCTGCGGGTAAACAGGCGGTGGTGATCGGCCGCAGCCCGATCCTCGGCAAACCGATGGCCATGATGCTTCTGGCCAGGGACGCGACCGTCACCATCTGTCACTCGAAAACCAGAAATCTGCCGGAGATCGTCCGCCAGGGCGATATCGTCGTCGCGGCGGTGGGGCGGGCACGCTTTGTTCAAGGTGAATGGATCAAGCAAGGCTCAGTCGTCATCGATGCCGGGTACAGTGAAGGCAACATCGGCGATGTCGATTTCGACTCGGCGGCAGCGCGGGCCTCTTTGATCACTCCGGTACCCGGCGGGGTCGGCCCCATGACGATTGCGACGCTGATCGACCAGACCGCCATCGCCGCGGCTCGGCAACTGAAAATATCTCCAGCGGCTTCTGCGAGTCTTTGA
- the ispH gene encoding 4-hydroxy-3-methylbut-2-enyl diphosphate reductase: MKILLANPRGFCAGVNMAIQCVDEALKIVGSPLYVYHEIVHNRHVVERFVKLGVIFVDSIDEVPANQTVVFSAHGVSPEVRRLARQRGCTMIDATCPLVTKVHMEAIRYARQGFKILLIGHAGHDEVVGTVGEAPDAITIVQSPADVEKLPFSADEKLVYLTQTTLSMDDANVIINAIRKRYPNIKAPPGEDICYATTNRQRAVRDVATEANLVLVVGSRNSSNSIRLTEISQNSGTPAYLVDDKSEIDHQWFRNVDTVLVTAGASAPEHLVKEIIEDLKSRYGGEVEERHVIDEDEHFELPLSLRVLRDGPRSDTALSR, translated from the coding sequence ATGAAAATCCTCCTCGCCAATCCCCGCGGTTTCTGCGCCGGCGTCAACATGGCGATCCAGTGCGTCGATGAGGCGCTCAAGATCGTCGGCTCGCCGCTTTACGTCTATCACGAAATCGTCCACAACCGGCACGTCGTCGAGCGCTTCGTCAAGCTCGGCGTGATCTTCGTTGACTCGATTGATGAGGTGCCGGCCAATCAGACCGTCGTCTTCAGCGCACACGGCGTCAGCCCCGAAGTCCGCCGCTTAGCACGACAACGCGGCTGCACCATGATCGACGCCACCTGCCCGCTGGTCACCAAGGTCCACATGGAGGCGATCCGCTACGCGAGGCAGGGATTCAAAATCCTGCTCATCGGTCACGCTGGTCACGATGAAGTCGTCGGAACCGTCGGCGAAGCACCCGATGCGATCACCATCGTGCAGTCACCCGCCGACGTGGAAAAACTGCCTTTTTCCGCTGATGAAAAGCTCGTCTATCTGACGCAGACGACGCTGAGCATGGATGACGCGAACGTCATCATCAACGCCATCCGCAAACGCTATCCCAACATCAAAGCTCCTCCGGGCGAGGACATCTGCTACGCGACGACGAATCGGCAGCGCGCGGTGCGCGACGTGGCGACCGAGGCGAACCTCGTGCTGGTTGTCGGTTCGCGGAACAGCTCCAACTCCATCCGCCTGACGGAAATCTCACAGAACTCCGGTACGCCCGCCTACCTCGTGGACGACAAGAGCGAGATCGACCACCAGTGGTTCAGGAATGTCGATACCGTGCTCGTCACCGCCGGCGCGTCGGCACCGGAACACCTCGTCAAAGAGATCATCGAAGACCTCAAGTCGCGCTACGGCGGCGAGGTCGAGGAACGGCACGTCATCGACGAGGATGAGCACTTTGAATTACCGCTGAGCCTGCGCGTGCTGCGCGACGGTCCCCGCTCCGATACCGCTCTTTCCCGGTGA
- a CDS encoding glycosyltransferase family 9 protein has translation MFHQGALGDWILVFPLLRALDGQTSVVTAGDKARLAARLIHGIEPIDVESSDMTRLHVEDGWKQISEERKRWFKNINGWIVSYLSDGRDRWAENVRQLAPTARLAFVQPRPPADWDEHITRAHAVQLAAQGLRLREVVLPPRSNPRGLVVIHPGSGGATKCWPRQNYERVMEMLRDQRIPSQAICGEVELETWPADLRRHWEKTWNLRCLTTLGELADMTAEARLFLGNDSGPTHLAAQIGVPTLALFGPTSATQWSPLGPAVVTLAPPSPQAMEWHGVPQVFAALESMLAD, from the coding sequence GTGTTTCATCAGGGCGCGCTGGGTGATTGGATACTCGTCTTCCCGCTGTTGCGTGCGCTGGATGGTCAAACGTCGGTAGTCACAGCCGGTGACAAAGCGCGACTGGCAGCACGACTGATTCACGGCATCGAGCCGATCGATGTCGAGTCGTCGGACATGACACGTCTGCATGTCGAGGATGGCTGGAAACAGATCAGCGAAGAACGCAAGCGATGGTTCAAGAACATCAACGGCTGGATTGTCAGCTACCTCAGCGACGGCCGCGACCGCTGGGCGGAGAATGTACGACAGCTTGCGCCAACCGCTCGACTGGCGTTTGTCCAGCCGCGACCGCCTGCTGATTGGGATGAACACATCACACGCGCTCATGCGGTCCAGCTCGCGGCGCAGGGATTGCGACTGCGTGAAGTCGTCCTGCCGCCACGCAGCAATCCGCGCGGCCTGGTCGTCATTCATCCCGGCAGCGGCGGTGCAACCAAGTGCTGGCCGCGCCAAAATTACGAGCGGGTCATGGAAATGCTGCGTGATCAGCGCATTCCGTCACAGGCGATCTGCGGCGAAGTGGAACTGGAAACCTGGCCTGCCGATCTGCGACGACACTGGGAAAAAACCTGGAACCTGCGTTGCCTCACCACGCTCGGAGAACTCGCGGATATGACCGCTGAGGCGCGACTGTTTCTCGGCAATGATTCCGGCCCGACACATCTGGCCGCACAGATCGGCGTTCCGACACTCGCTCTGTTCGGCCCCACGTCGGCGACACAGTGGTCCCCGCTGGGGCCTGCGGTTGTCACACTCGCTCCGCCTTCACCACAGGCGATGGAGTGGCATGGCGTCCCGCAGGTCTTCGCTGCGCTGGAGTCAATGCTCGCCGATTGA
- a CDS encoding ROK family protein, translating into MGYYIGLDLGGTNIKYGVVDDKARIISKGSCVTPVTNDPAVLTGGLVAAAHEAVRLAGLSLGQIDYIGIGSPGMLNLKEGKVIAAPNIPALRNVLLAPDIARQTGRPAILENDANAAGFGEFWAGAGRDPSIRNLVMLTLGTGVGSGIVIDGKVLHGAYDLAGEMGHLIVVPNGRLCACGQRGCLEAYASASSTARRAVEALTAGEKSKLSAIFSQGVDKITTKEIFEAAKEGDALAVRVIEETTTLLGIACVSICRVLDPQMIVFAGGMILAGPYLFDRVRAAFTDHSWKMVPTKMQIVPAQLGNDAGFIGAAAVAWEAHQSGSGSAA; encoded by the coding sequence ATGGGTTATTACATCGGTCTTGATCTGGGTGGCACCAATATCAAGTACGGGGTGGTTGACGACAAAGCCAGGATCATATCCAAGGGTTCCTGCGTCACGCCGGTGACGAATGATCCGGCAGTCCTGACCGGAGGGCTGGTCGCCGCCGCCCACGAGGCAGTCCGACTGGCGGGTCTGTCGCTGGGGCAAATCGATTACATCGGGATCGGTTCGCCGGGGATGCTCAATCTCAAAGAGGGCAAAGTCATTGCCGCCCCGAATATTCCCGCCTTGCGAAACGTTTTACTTGCGCCGGATATTGCGCGGCAGACCGGCAGGCCGGCCATCCTCGAAAACGACGCCAACGCTGCGGGCTTTGGTGAGTTCTGGGCCGGTGCGGGTCGTGATCCGAGTATTCGCAATCTCGTCATGCTCACGCTGGGTACGGGCGTCGGCAGCGGGATCGTGATCGACGGCAAAGTGCTGCACGGTGCGTACGATCTGGCCGGTGAAATGGGGCATTTAATCGTTGTACCCAACGGTCGCCTTTGTGCCTGCGGTCAGCGCGGATGCCTGGAAGCCTATGCGTCCGCCAGCTCCACTGCCCGGCGTGCCGTCGAGGCGCTCACTGCCGGCGAGAAATCAAAATTATCCGCGATTTTCTCCCAGGGCGTGGATAAAATAACTACGAAGGAAATCTTTGAGGCTGCGAAAGAAGGAGACGCACTGGCAGTCCGTGTCATCGAGGAGACGACGACGCTGCTGGGTATTGCGTGTGTTTCGATATGTCGAGTGCTCGATCCACAAATGATCGTTTTTGCGGGAGGCATGATTCTGGCCGGGCCATATCTTTTCGACCGCGTGCGGGCCGCGTTTACGGACCACTCGTGGAAGATGGTGCCCACCAAAATGCAGATCGTGCCCGCGCAGTTGGGTAACGATGCGGGTTTTATCGGGGCTGCCGCGGTGGCGTGGGAGGCGCATCAGTCCGGATCGGGTTCGGCAGCCTGA
- a CDS encoding RNA polymerase sigma factor RpoD/SigA, which yields MSASAVKNGLEIYLRQIDASPLLSAEQERELCWKIMHENCPCARDTMIRSNLRLVVNIAKRYNNRGLPLTDLIEEGNIGLLRAVEAFDPEQGARFSTYASWWIKQAIKRALINAVQPIHIPAYMVELIARWKRASSELQEKLGRQPSIQELAEVMELPPKKVRIIRKAVRAFQRPAQTGSVTQDDGPLLSEMLSDTRTPSPQEQALNRDDLNTIQRLLDAIDSREAIVLRLRFGLDGREPLTLKQIGQEIGLTRERVRQIEIDALRKLNERLASDKPFDGPARPRRRGGNAGAVVPARRIA from the coding sequence ATGTCCGCATCGGCAGTGAAAAACGGATTGGAGATCTATCTCAGGCAGATCGATGCCTCGCCTCTGCTCAGCGCTGAGCAGGAGCGGGAGCTCTGCTGGAAGATCATGCACGAAAATTGCCCCTGTGCGCGCGACACGATGATCCGCTCCAATCTGCGCCTCGTGGTGAACATCGCCAAACGCTACAACAATCGCGGCCTGCCTCTGACCGACCTGATCGAGGAGGGCAACATCGGCCTGCTCCGTGCGGTCGAGGCGTTTGATCCTGAGCAGGGGGCCCGCTTCAGCACCTACGCTTCGTGGTGGATCAAGCAGGCGATCAAACGCGCATTGATCAATGCCGTCCAGCCGATCCACATCCCCGCATACATGGTCGAGTTGATCGCGCGATGGAAACGCGCCAGCTCGGAATTACAGGAAAAACTCGGTCGTCAGCCGTCCATTCAGGAACTGGCTGAAGTCATGGAACTGCCGCCCAAGAAAGTGCGCATCATCCGTAAAGCAGTCCGCGCTTTTCAGCGGCCCGCACAGACCGGAAGCGTGACGCAGGACGACGGACCCCTGCTGTCCGAAATGCTCAGCGACACGCGCACGCCCTCTCCGCAGGAACAGGCTCTCAACCGCGATGACCTCAACACCATTCAGCGGCTGCTCGATGCGATCGATTCCCGTGAGGCGATCGTGCTTCGACTCCGCTTCGGTCTAGACGGCCGTGAACCGCTGACACTCAAGCAGATCGGTCAGGAGATCGGCCTGACGCGCGAGCGCGTACGCCAGATCGAGATCGATGCGCTCCGCAAGCTCAACGAACGCCTCGCCAGCGACAAGCCTTTTGACGGCCCGGCTCGCCCGCGTCGTCGCGGCGGAAACGCCGGCGCCGTCGTCCCCGCCCGCCGCATCGCTTGA